A genomic segment from Candidatus Cloacimonadaceae bacterium encodes:
- a CDS encoding DNA-3-methyladenine glycosylase I: MVDNQYRCVWTGNNPLMIDYHDTEWGAALHDDRKLFEFMVLDSFQAGLSWSCILSKRENFRRAMDNFEPALIAGYDEEKILSLLLDSGIVRNRMKINAAIGNARLFLDLQARHGSFDAFIWQFTDGRTIINHWQDITQIPVSSPQSDAMSLDLKRLGFRFVGTTICYAFMQAAGMVNDHLENCFRYGEVQR, encoded by the coding sequence ATGGTGGACAATCAATACCGCTGTGTCTGGACCGGCAACAATCCACTGATGATCGATTATCATGATACCGAATGGGGCGCTGCCCTTCACGATGATCGCAAACTCTTTGAATTCATGGTTTTGGATAGCTTTCAAGCCGGATTGAGCTGGTCGTGCATCCTCTCCAAACGCGAGAATTTCCGCCGCGCAATGGATAACTTTGAGCCTGCGCTCATTGCCGGATATGATGAAGAAAAGATACTCTCCCTGCTCTTGGATTCCGGCATCGTTCGCAACCGGATGAAAATCAACGCCGCTATCGGCAATGCCCGGCTCTTTCTTGATCTCCAAGCCCGCCATGGCAGTTTCGATGCGTTTATATGGCAATTTACCGATGGCAGGACGATTATCAACCATTGGCAGGATATTACCCAAATCCCAGTGAGTTCGCCACAGTCCGATGCCATGAGCCTTGATCTGAAACGCTTGGGTTTCCGCTTTGTCGGGACCACCATCTGCTATGCCTTCATGCAAGCCGCGGGAATGGTCAACGACCATCTGGAAAACTGTTTTCGCTACGGCGAAGTGCAACGCTGA
- the rplU gene encoding 50S ribosomal protein L21, translating to MYAIVEISGFQFRAEKNAVLRVPLLNTATPGQTLEFDRVLMLRTEEDIKIGQPVVEGAAVIAEVIEHGKGKKVIIFHTKRRKGYRVKKGYREQYTNIKVTDIRA from the coding sequence ATGTACGCCATCGTAGAAATTAGTGGATTTCAGTTCAGGGCTGAAAAAAACGCGGTACTGCGCGTTCCCTTGCTGAATACGGCGACGCCGGGTCAAACCCTCGAGTTTGACCGTGTCCTCATGCTCCGAACCGAAGAGGACATCAAGATCGGCCAACCCGTAGTCGAAGGCGCCGCAGTTATCGCAGAAGTGATCGAACACGGTAAAGGTAAAAAAGTGATTATCTTTCACACCAAACGCAGAAAAGGCTACCGCGTGAAAAAAGGTTACCGTGAACAATATACCAATATCAAAGTTACCGATATTCGGGCTTAA
- the rpmA gene encoding 50S ribosomal protein L27 translates to MAHKKGVGSSRNGRDSNPKYRGVKKYGSEVVIAGNIIVRQKGTKFHPGANVGIGRDFTLFSLIDGTVKFTTKKEGKKFVSVIPMETVE, encoded by the coding sequence ATGGCACATAAAAAAGGTGTTGGAAGCAGTCGCAACGGACGGGATAGCAATCCCAAATACAGAGGCGTGAAGAAATATGGCAGCGAAGTAGTCATTGCCGGAAACATCATCGTGCGTCAAAAAGGTACCAAATTCCATCCCGGCGCCAACGTCGGCATCGGCAGAGATTTCACTCTCTTCAGCCTAATCGACGGCACCGTCAAGTTTACCACCAAGAAAGAAGGCAAGAAGTTCGTCTCCGTAATCCCCATGGAAACGGTCGAATAA